The following are encoded in a window of Fusarium oxysporum f. sp. lycopersici 4287 chromosome 5, whole genome shotgun sequence genomic DNA:
- a CDS encoding dynamin GTPase (At least one base has a quality score < 10): MSGRVLAAGLRPLPRRAAVLPVRHLHRQSTGGLLQADAAIRATRKRMWQGGNAFHNAVTTRNASFARFLPKLMVKFLRVPAMFGGVAIGAFAWVQYQAAQAGTFAVNLFNTTTDTISSTASSLFGGAKDIADQVNRGWESTKEKAELPDWAKQLFRIQEDIGTGGSGGSGGGGEPKQSKFGAAAAVGASAAAYGYDKSDEEDPRNGEQAAKDDQMMVLTKKMIEIRSILQRVGQSSTLTLPSIVVIGSQSSGKSSVLEAIVGHEFLPKGSNMVTRRPIELTLVNTPSSREEYGEFPDLGLRRISDFGSIQRTLTELNLAVPDSQCVSDDPIHLTIYSPNVPDLSLIDLPGYIQVVGQNQPLELKQKISELCDKYIQPPNVILAISAADVDLANSTALRASRRVDPRGERTIGVITKMDLVDPVRGASILNDQQYPLRLGYVGVVPKAPQNQGLFKMGNTNLLSQIVKHENAFFSSHPMEFGPEAGVNVGTPTLRKKLMHVLEQTMSSSLQSTSDAIRQELEEATYEFKVQYNDRPLSAESYLAESLDAFKHSFKQFAEEFGRPQMHELLKHELDQKVLDLLAARYWNKPIDDLSPINPDLDNLADLPKAPADSLYWHRQLDASTSALTKLGVGRLATTAVASSIQAHIDSLISNSSFASHPFARQAIMEAASTILNERFYSTSDQVENCIKPYKFEIELEDREWTKGRDHVGGVLKKELQDCEKAMKNLEDSVGGRRKIKEVMAFVDKARKGEVAVEGDNRSGAGGFSAALLSKGREAVFLRDRADIIKMRLLAVKSKQCADPKNKYYCPEVFLDAAATKLASTAVLFLNVELLSEFYYNFPRELDLRLGRHLSEDQIEKFAKEDPKIRRHLEVIRRKELLELVLEKMESLRQLEGRDREKSNSGSRRDRKQSRWGLF, from the exons ATGAGCGGACGAGTCCTCGCTGCAGGGCTACGGCCTCTCCCACGCCGCGCTGCGGTTCTTCCCGTTAGACACCTGCATCGCCAATCTACTGGCGGACTCCTTCAAGCCGATGCTGCGATACGAGCCACCCGAAAGCGAATGTGGCAGGGCGGAAATGCATTTCACAATGCTGTCACGACGAGGAATGCGTCCTTCGCGAGGTTTTTGCCTAAGCTGATGGTCAAGTTCCTAAGGGTACCGGCAATGTTTGGCGGTGTGGCCATCGGTGCTTTTGCTTGGGTACAATATCAAGCTGCCC AGGCCGGTACATTCGCCGTGAATTTATTCAACACAACAACAGATACCATTTCGAGTACGGCTTCGAGCTTATTCGGAGGTGCCAAGGATATCGCCGACCAGGTTAACCGAGGATGGGAAAGCACGAAAGAAAAAGCAGAATTACCAGACTGGGCCAAACAACTTTTTCGAATTCAAGAAGATATTGGTACTGGCGGTTCGGGAGGTTCgggcggtggtggtgagCCAAAGCAGAGCAAATTCGGCGCCGCAGCTGCTGTTGGTGCCTCAGCCGCCGCCTACGGATACGACAAGTCGGATGAAGAGGACCCTCGAAACGGCGAACAGGCGGCCAAGGATGACCAAATGATGGTTCTAaccaagaagatgattgAGATCCGAAGCATTCTCCAGAGAGTTGGCCAGTCAAGCACCCTCACGCTGCCCTCTATCGTCGTTATTGGCTCCCAGTCCTCAGGAAAGAGCTCTGTCCTAGAAGCTATCGTTGGCCACGAATTTCTTCCCAAGGGATCCAACATGGTTACAAGGAGGCCGATCGAGCTAACACTTGTCAACACACCTTCTTCCAGAGAAGAGTATGGTGAATTCCCTGATCTCGGATTGAGACGTATTTCCGACTTCGGATCTATTCAGCGAACTTTGACCGAACTTAACCTTGCCGTTCCTGATAGCCAGTGTGTCTCCGACGACCCGATTCATCTTACAATTTATTCCCCCAACGTTCCCGACCTGTCACTTATCGATCTTCCTGGCTACATCCAAGTTGTGGGACAAAATCAACCTTTAGAACTGAAGCAGAAGATTTCCGAACTCTGCGACAAGTACATTCAGCCTCCCAATGTCATCCTCGCCATTTCAGCTGCCGATGTCGATCTTGCAAATTCCACCGCTCTGCGAGCATCCCGCCGAGTTGATCCCCGAGGCGAGCGAACGATCGGTGTTATTACCAAGATGGACTTGGTTGACCCTGTCCGCGGAGCAAGCATTTTGAATGACCAGCAATACCCCCTGAGATTGGGTTACGTGGGCGTTGTTCCTAAGGCTCCTCAGAACCAGGGTCTCTTTAAGATGGGCAACACTAACCTACTCTCACAAATTGTCAAGCACGAGAATGCTTTCTTCTCGTCTCACCCCATGGAGTTCGGTCCTGAGGCCGGTGTTAATGTTGGAACCCCCACGTTGCGTAAGAAGCTTATGCACGTTTTAGAACAGACCATGTCTAGCAGCCTGCAAAGCACCAGTGATGCTATTCGACAAGAACTTGAGGAGGCCACTTACGAGTTCAAGGTCCAGTACAACGACCGACCTCTTTCAGCCGAGTCTTACCTTGCGGAGAGCCTTGACGCTTTCAAGCACTCTTTCAAGCAATTTGCAGAGGAGTTCGGCCGCCCTCAGATGCATGAGCTCCTGAAACATGAGCTTGACCAGAAGGTTCTTGATTTGTTGGCTGCCAGATATTGGAACAAGCCTATCGATGACCTTTCACCCATCAACCCCGATCTTGACAACCTCGCCGATCTCCCCAAGGCTCCTGCTGACTCCCTTTACTGGCACCGGCAGTTGGATGCTTCCACATCTGCGCTTACGAAGCTCGGTGTTGGACGTTTGGCCACAACAGCGGTTGCGTCTTCTATCCAGGCTCACATCGACTCCCTCATCAGCAACTCCAGCTTCGCTAGCCACCCCTTCGCCCGACAGGCCATCATGGAGGCTGCCTCTACTATTTTGAACGAGAGATTTTATAGCACCAGCGACCAAGTGGAAAACTGCATCAAGCCTTACAAGTTTGAgattgagcttgaggatCGAGAGTGGACCAAGGGTCGTGATCACGTCGGAGGTGTactcaagaaggagctcCAGGACTGTGAGAAGGCCATGAAGAACTTGGAAGACAGCGTCGGTGGACGACGAAAGATCAAGGAAGTCATGGCCTTTGTCGACAAGGCCCGTAAGGGTGAAGTCGCTGTCGAGGGTGACAACCGTAGTGGCGCTGGTGGTTTCAGCGCTGCTCTTCTGAGCAAGG GACGCGAGGCTGTTTTCCTGCGCGATAGAgctgatatcatcaagatgcGTCTGCTCGCAGTCAAGTCAAAGCAGTGTGCTGACCCCAAGAATAAGTACTACTGCCCCGAGGTATTCCTCGATGCTGCTGCCACCAAGTTGGCATCCACTGCCGTCCTTTTCCTCAATGTTGAGCTCCTTTCTGAGTTCTACTACAACTTTCCCCGAGAGCTTGATCTTCGTCTAGGACGTCACCTGTCCGAGGATCAGATTGAGAAGTTCGCCAAGGAGGATCCCAAGATTCGCAGACACTTGGAGGTCATCCGCCGCAAGGAACTGCTTGAGTTGGTCCTTGAGAAGATGGAAAGTCTACGACAGCTTGAAGGCCGCGATCGCGAGAAGTCAAACTCCGGCTCGCGACGGGACCGCAAGCAGAGCCGGTGGGGCCTGTTCTAA